The Inediibacterium massiliense genome includes the window AAATTTGACGTGGCATTGATTGATATTTCTTTGCCTGATGGAAATGGCTTTACGGTTTGCACGGAAATCAAAGAAACGCAAGATATTCCTGTCATTTTTTTGACAGCTTCTGGTGATGAAGCAAGTGTTGTTACCGGGCTGAACATGGGCGCGGATGACTATATCACCAAGCCTTTTCGTCCGCGTGAATTAATCGCACGAATCAGAACCGCCCTGCGAAAAAGTGGACGTTCTCCATCGGCTTTTGAAATCTGCGGGCTTCATGTCGATACGGCAAGCGGCGTTGTGAAAAAAAACGGCAATGAGGTTTTTCTTTCAGCATTAGAATACCGCTTGTTGCTGGTGTTTATTAGCAACCCCAAAAGTATTATCACGAGGGGCAGGCTACTTGACGAATTGTGGGAAGCGGCGGGCGAGTTTGTCAATGACAATACATTGACCGTGTACATCAAACGCTTGCGGGAGAAGATAGAAAACAACCCAGCAAGCCCGCAAATAATTCTGACCGTTCGCGGGACAGGATATAGATTGGGGCATGGATATGCTTCGGAATAGAGAGCTTTGTCAGCTTGCAATTTTGTTCTCCTTAATAGTTGCCACCACTGTAACTCTGGGATTTGCAATTAATACGGCAGCTGGAATCCTTGCTATTGCTTCTGCTGTCGCCTTTGGAACAGTGTTTTTTGCGTTTACCAAAGCTCGATATAAAAGTATTGCGCAGATTTCAGATCAAATCGATCTTGTACTTCATAACGCTGACCATCTGTATATTGGTGAATCGGAAGAGGGAGAACTTTCTATTTTGCAAAGTGAGATAACAAAAATGACACTACGTATTCGGGAGCAAAACGATGCACTGAAAAAAGAAAAAGAACATCTTGCCGATTCGCTGGCTGACATAGCTCACCAACTCCGCACCCCTCTTACATCCGTGAGCCTTATTCTGTCATTGTTAGAGAATAACTCTGATGAAAATGAACGGAAAGCATTGATACGGGAAACAAAGGAATTGTTTGTACAGATGGATTGGCTGCTTACTTCCCTGTTGAAATTATCCCGCCTGGACGCGGGCATTGTGGTGTTCCAAAGCAAGCAGATAGATGTGAATACTTTGATAAGCGCTGCGCTTCACCCATTTTTGATCCCAATAGAGCTGCACAATATTGTTTTACAAATAGACGTGTCGAAAGGGATAATCATTCAGGGCGATTCTGGTTGGCTTTCGGAAGCAATTCAAAACATCCTCAAAAATTGCATAGAAAGCGCAGGCAATAACGGGAAGATTGAGATTGTTTGCACGGACAACCCATTGTTTACCGAGATTGCCATCCACGACAGCGGCGCGGGCTTTGAAAAAGAAGATTTACCTTGCTTGTTTGACAGGTTCTATCGTGGGAAAAACGCAGATGCGACAGGATATGGGATCGGATTGGCTCTTTGCAAGATGATTATAACACGGCAGGGTGGGACGATTACCGCCCAAAATCACCTGCAGGGTGGCGCGATATTTGCCATTCGTTTCCCAAAGTGACGAATCTCTCATCGGAAAGTCACAGAGATGTAAGTTGAAGGTTCTATAATATGGGTAAACTATAAGAAAGGAGACTTACATAATGGAATTTTTAAAAATTGAAAATCTATGTAAGGTATACGGAAAGGGAGAAAACCAAGTTACCGCCCTCGACCATGTTTCGCTTACAATTGAAAAAGGGGAGTTTACCGCAATCATCGGTTCCTCCGGCTCCGGCAAATCCACATTGCTTCACATCATCGGCGGTGTGGATGTGCCCACAAGCGGAAAAGTGTATTTGAATGGGCAGGATGTATATGCCCAAAGCAATGAAAAACTCGCCATCTTCCGCAGGAGGCAGGTCGGGCTTATTTACCAGTTTCACAACCTCATTCCCACTCTGAATGTGGTGGAAAACATGACCTTGCCTATACTGATGGACAAACGGAAGGTTAACAAGGAACGACTGAATGACTTGTTGGAACTGCTGGGGCTAAAAGACCGAAGAACGCATTTACCCAATCAGCTTTCGGGCGGTCAGCAACAGCGTGTTTCTATAGGACGCGCTTTGATGAACGCCCCGGCGGTCATGCTTGCCGACGAACCCACAGGCAGTTTGGATAGCCGGAATGGACATGAGATTATCAAATTGCTGAAATTAAGCAATAAACAATATGGGCAGACCCTTATCATCGTCACACATGACGAAAATATCGCACTACAAGCAGACCGCATTATCGGCATATCCGACGGAAAAGTAGTGCGAGACGAGAGGGTGAGACCATGAATATTTTCAACAAAGTTACACTGCAAGGCATGAAAAAAAGCCGTACACGAACAATTGTAACAATTATCGGAGTTATCCTATCCGCAGCCATGATTACGGGAGTGGCTACCTTTGGTGTTTCCTTGCTGAACTATTTGGCAAACGGTGCG containing:
- a CDS encoding response regulator transcription factor, producing MKRIFLVEDDKAIARNLVLLLRSEGFTVTHAPTRSEALAALAGNKFDVALIDISLPDGNGFTVCTEIKETQDIPVIFLTASGDEASVVTGLNMGADDYITKPFRPRELIARIRTALRKSGRSPSAFEICGLHVDTASGVVKKNGNEVFLSALEYRLLLVFISNPKSIITRGRLLDELWEAAGEFVNDNTLTVYIKRLREKIENNPASPQIILTVRGTGYRLGHGYASE
- a CDS encoding HAMP domain-containing sensor histidine kinase; this encodes MDMLRNRELCQLAILFSLIVATTVTLGFAINTAAGILAIASAVAFGTVFFAFTKARYKSIAQISDQIDLVLHNADHLYIGESEEGELSILQSEITKMTLRIREQNDALKKEKEHLADSLADIAHQLRTPLTSVSLILSLLENNSDENERKALIRETKELFVQMDWLLTSLLKLSRLDAGIVVFQSKQIDVNTLISAALHPFLIPIELHNIVLQIDVSKGIIIQGDSGWLSEAIQNILKNCIESAGNNGKIEIVCTDNPLFTEIAIHDSGAGFEKEDLPCLFDRFYRGKNADATGYGIGLALCKMIITRQGGTITAQNHLQGGAIFAIRFPK
- a CDS encoding ABC transporter ATP-binding protein: MEFLKIENLCKVYGKGENQVTALDHVSLTIEKGEFTAIIGSSGSGKSTLLHIIGGVDVPTSGKVYLNGQDVYAQSNEKLAIFRRRQVGLIYQFHNLIPTLNVVENMTLPILMDKRKVNKERLNDLLELLGLKDRRTHLPNQLSGGQQQRVSIGRALMNAPAVMLADEPTGSLDSRNGHEIIKLLKLSNKQYGQTLIIVTHDENIALQADRIIGISDGKVVRDERVRP